CCAGCCTGCACTGGGAGAAGCCAGCAGCTAACGAGCCAGAGGTACTGTCCCCCCTTCGCTCCGGCACGGCTGCCCCCCAGCCCGGGGCTGGCTGCGCTCGCTGGATCTGGGGACTGAGCCAGGCTGGGGATTCCCACAGTTCTTCAGAGCATGgaaaccctctctctctctctctctctctctctcgagagagagagaggtgctaTACGGAGCCTCTCTGGCCCTGTCCGCTCAGCCATGGACCCATGCTGCTGCCGTTCtgtgcccggcccaggggatcaggctgcagcccgacccgggtggggggtagggtgggggggaTCCCTGCTGGTCAGAGGCCTTTAAACAGCGGCTGTTCTGAGCTCTGGGCCCCGAACCCAAGTGTGTGTCATAAAACCAACCCCCGGGGACCACTGAACTGAAATGCGACTGGGACCAGCGAGGCTTACGGTGGGTGTGCGGGCGCCTGCTTCGCGGGAGGAGAAGCTCCGagccccctgcctggagcagtgCCCGTCCTTCCCCTGGGTGTGGGGACGCTCTCCAGCCCCACACTGGGAtgcagggctccagctggcagcttTCGCCGCCAGTGGCGTTGCCTTGAGCATCTGCGGCCCTAGCGCCAAGCCCAGCTgctgccccgccccactcaccCGGCGTCCCTCCCTCCCGCTAGGAAGAGGAATTGGCCGAGCGCTCATTGTCGGAGGAAGAAATCGCAGCCGCTGCGGAAGCCTGGGCCAGAGGCCCGGCAGCCCTGCCCGAACGCTGGCAGCCGCCGAGCCCTGTGTGAGTGCCGTGGGGCGGGGAGAAGGGAGCTGAGCGGGCGGCTGGAGGGCGCGGGACTGGCTGCTGAGCTCACCCATGGGGGGAGGCGCTGCTGTGTAAGGGGCCGGTTCTGTCGCCCGTGAAAGTTGTCATGGACTTTGCGGGAGAGAAGGCCCTGCACCctcggcttcctgcgattcaccgtgactctcagccagccagtaaaacagaaggtttattagacgacaggaacacagttcaAGACCGGctttgcaggtacagacaacaggacccctcagtcgggtccatcttggggggccaggggaggccaggaggtctgtctgggctcccctccatttccccagccagctccaaactgaaactctccagcccctcctctcgcttgtgtctctttcctgggccaggaggcaccttatctctttgttctccagcaccttccgttggcaccttgcagaggaggggcccaggccatcagttgccaggagacagggtgtcggccattctctgtgcagaccccATCACACTGGCtccctagggctctgcaacaatcccacccccCATGACACTCGAgaaatgcagaggggaaactgaggcacccacacagcatTCAGagaacacattaagaacattcccactttgtcacaaaagGCCCTTTGGCTGGCCCATGATCGCTAGGGGAGCGATGGGAGGGGGCCCCTCATCCTGTTCTCTCCCTGGGCAGTGTACCCAGCCCCTGCTGGTTTGGGGGGCAAGGCCCAGCCATCTGCCCCCAGCCTGCAGGCCAGGATCCCCCTCCCTGGGCGGCTCATGGCCCTTCTCTCCCCAGGCTGCCCGTGGAGGGCAGAAGGAACGTCCTGATCACCAGCGCCTTGCCCTACGTCAACAACGTGCCCCACCTGGGGAACATCATCGGCTGCGTCCTCAGCGCTGACGTCTTCGCCAGGTACGGCGGCCCGGGGCAGGTCCCGGCGGTTTGGCGGCTTTGGCCGGGAGCCTCGGCCAGCCCCCAGCGCAGCCCTGCTGGGCTCCCAGAGGAAGGGGAACGCAGGGTCTTCCCAGCTGGAGCAGCCGTGTCCCAGCCTGGAGGAGGGCGAGGGttgggctggcagagggagcccaCGCTGCTGTGTAGGCAAGACTGGCACCCATGGCCCTGGGTACCGCAGGCACTTGGGGTACCAGGGGCGGTAGCTCCGCCTGTCCCCTTGGGTCAGTGAGGGAGAAGGGTGCCCAAGGGCAGAGCTTAGAGGCTacttcccagagcctgccccgccccaggggTCCCGCGCAGCAGCCCTCAAACCCCATGGGCCTCTGCAGCCCCCAAGGGCAGCGGGGCTCAAGCCCCCTCCAGGGGATCCCGTCTCCTAAGGCTCCCCCCTCGGCCAGGTACTGCCGCCTGCGGAACTGGAACACGCTGTACGTGTGCGGCACGGACGAGTACGGCACAGCCACGGAGACCAAGGCCCTGGAGGAGGGGCTGACGCCCCAGCAGATCTGCGACAAGTACAACGCCATCCACGCCCAGATCTACCGCTGGTTCGACATCTCCTTTGACTACTTTGGCCGGACCACCACGGCCCACCAGACCACGTAGGTGTCGCGCCGGCCGGGGGTGTCACTGGAGCGGGGCCCGGGAGAGTGGGGCTGGACTGGGGAGGGCGCGCGAGCGAGCAGCGAGACCCAGGGAGGGAGGCGCTGGGGAGCGTGGGACGCTCCCCGTGGGGCTGCCATGGCTCCATCAGGACACCGCAGTTGTCTCCAGGGCCTAGCGCGTTGGGCACTGTTCCCCCTCCAGACCAAGGCACGAGCTGCCCCCCGCGTTCCTTGAGCAGCTGTTACGGTCTGGGGGCGATGGCTGGCGGGCGGCGGGGCCCCTAGCATAGCGCTTGCTGGAGGGGGGCTGTTCTCCCATCATCCCCTGGCATGTCTCAGGATAGCCCAGGACATCTTCCAGCGCCTGCTGGAGCGCGACATGCTGCTGACGGACACCGTGGACCAGCTGCGGTGCGAGCGCTGCCAGCGCTTCTTGGCCGACCGCTTCGTGGAGggcacctgccccttctgcaacTACGAGGAGGCCCGGGGCGACCAGTGCGACAAGTGCGGGAAGCTCATCAATGCGGTGGAGCTCAAGGTACCGCAGTCAGCGGGGGGCAGAGACGCTCTCCCGGGGCCATGCAGGGCTGGCGTGGGGGAGTCgggcatggcaggagcagggcagTAAGCGCTTGGCCGCTGTCTGTCCCCCGCCGGCGTGACGCTCCCCAAGGACCCTGGGAAGGCGGCTGTCTGCTTGTGCCCATCGGCCCATGAACCCCTTCCTCTACGGTCTCTGCATTCCCCGGTGATTCACAGGCCGTGTGCTTCTTCCCCCCAGAAACCTCAGTGCAAAGTGTGCAAAGACTCCCCGGTGGTGAAGTCCTCGCAGCATCTCTTCCTCGACCTGCCCaaggtgagtgctgggaggggaggggaaggagtccggagcagggggtggaggaacccgcctgccccccccccccaaataaaaaatTCTGCGACAGCGGGTTCTAGCTCCAGCTTGTTTCTCGTCCCCCGGCAGCTGGAGGGGCGCCTGGAGAAGTGGCTGGAGCAGTCGTGGGCCACGGGCGACTGGACGGCCAACTCCCGCTTCATCACCCGCTCCTGGATCCGCGACGGCCTCAAGCCCCGCTGCATCACCCGCGACCTGAAATGGGGGACGCCCGTCCCCCTGGACGGCTTCCGTGACAAGGTGAGCTGGGCCGCGGGCGgacggggctggagcagctcagcctgggaccCCCTGCTGCTCGCTCTGTCACCGGGAGCGTCCTCTGCCCTGGCGCTCCAGCAGGGCGTCTGCCTTGCAGCCGTGGGCCTGCTCTGGGGCGGGCCAGCCTGGGACGTGCTGCCCCTGAGGAACCGCCCTGCTCCGTCCCACGTATGTGCCCTGGGCAAGGGCAgcaggctctgcctcagagacTGACCTGGCCAAAGGCGAGCGAGCCCCTGTGCCCATGTGCCGCTCCGTCCCTGTCCCCCCAGGTGTTCTACGTCTGGTTCGATGCCCCAATCGGCTACCTGTCCATCACGGCCAACTACACAGACCAGTGGGAGAGATGGTGGAAGAACCCGCAGCAGGTGAGGCGCCGTCGAGCCCGGGCCCCTTGGAGGGTTGGGATCTGGCCCCAGCTTGGGGTTGGGAGTCGGGACTCTTGGGTTCTGCTCTGGATCTgcagcctgtcccctccccccctcgtGGTGCCATGGCTGGAAAATGCTCTAGGGCGTGGGGGGCGTGGGCGTGTTTttgcccaagggccacatctgggtagggAAATCGTATGggggggccatgaatgctcacgaaattggggttggggtgtgggagggggtgacgggctctggggtggggtcagaaatgagttcagggtgcaggagggggctctgggctgggaccgaggggttcggagggtgagagggggatcagggctggggaagggagttggggcgtggggagaggctatggggtgcaggctccgggtggcacttatctcaagcagctcccagaagcagcggcatgtcccctctccagctcctacgcagaggcgcTGCCAGGCGGCTgtgcgctgccctgtctgcaggcaccaccctccatctcccattggccgcggttcccagccaatgggagctgcgggggcagcgtgcagagcggAGCCCCTTGGGTGCCCAtatgcgtaggagccagagggggggacatgccactgcttctgggagccgcacggAGCGGGAAGCCccggaccccactccctggcgggAGCTGGAGGCCAGATGAGAACAGCTGGAGGGCTGGCCAGGCCCTAGTTTGCCCTCCCCCGCTCTAGGAGGCGGGTGGGAGCCCAGCCGGGACTCACTAGGAGTCTGGAATGGGCAGAACTTGCCAGTGAGATGAGAAGGGGCAAGGGAGGGGCAGCGCCCACGGTGCCACCCTGCTCCAGGgagcctgggggctgggggccaggctggCTCTGAGGGTGGGACTGAGCCCCCCCCGCCGTGCCACTGGGCTCAGCACAGCCaggagtgaccccccccccccgccgtgccACTGGGCTCAGCACAGCCAGgactgacacccccaccccagccgtgCCACTGGGCTCAGCACAGCCAGGAGTGACCCCCGCCGTGCCACTGGGCTCAGCACAGCCtggagtgacccccccccccccgccgtgccACTGGGCTCAGCACAGCCAGGactgacacccccaccccgccgTGCCACTGGGCTCAGCACAGCCcggagggccccccccccccccccccgccgtgccACTGGGCTCAGCACAGCCAggagtgacccctcccccccgccgtgCCACTGGGCTCAGCAAAGCCAggagtgacccctcccccccccagccgtGCCACTGGGCTCAGCACAGCCAGGactgacaccccccacccacacacacctctTCAGGTCCAGCTCTACAACTTCATGGCCAAGGACAACGTCCCCTTCCACAGCGTCGTCTTCCCCTGCTCGCTGCTCGGCGCCGAGGACAACTACACGCTGGTCAACCACCTCGTCGCCACGGGtaccgcggggcggggggggctggctgctcgggggcagggcaggccagggagggactggggacagtgcggtgggggggggcagagcagggttggTTGCTAGGGGGCAGTGCTGGATGGCCAGGGCGGGGTTGGTTGCTAGGGGGCAGTGCTGGGTGCACCAGGGCGGGGTTGGTTGCtagggggcagagcagagttgGTTGCTAGGGGACAGTgcagaggggcagagcagggttggTTGCTAGGCAGCAGAGCGGGGTTGGTTGCTAGGGGGCAGTGCGGAGGGGCAGAGCGGGGTTGGTTGCTAGGGGGCAGTGCGGAGGGGCAGAGCGGGGTTGGTTGCTAGGGGGCAGTgcggaggggcagagcagggttggTTGCTAGGGGGCAGTGCTGGGTGCGCCAGGGCGGGGTTGGTTGCTAGGGGGCAGTGCGGGGTGGGCCAGGGCGGGGTTGGTTGCTACGGGGCAGtgtggaggggcagagcagggttggTTGCTAGGGGGCAGTGCGGGATTGGTTGCtagggggcagagcagagttgGTTGCTAGGGGACAGTgcagaggggcagagcagggttggTTGCTAGGGGGCAGTgcggaggggcagagcagggttggTTGCTAGGGGGCAGTGCTGGGTGCGCCAGGGCGGGGTTGGTTGCTAGGGGGCAGTGCGGGGTTGGTTGCTAGGGGGCAGCGCAGGGTGGGCCAGGGAGGAGTTAGGTCATGGGGGCcgcaggctgtggggcaggctcGGGGGGATGACGTGCAGACTCCAGTCTCTCGCGCCGTCCCCAGAGTACCTGAACTACGAGGACGGGAAGTTCTCCAAGAGCCGCGGcgtgggggtgtttggggacatgGCCCAGGACACGGGGATCCCCGCCGACATCTGGCGCTTCTACCTGCTCTTCCTGCGGCCCGAGGGGCAGGACAGCGCCTTCTCCTGGACCGACCTCATGCTGAAGAACAACTCCGAGCTGCTCAACAACCTGGGCAACTTCGTCAACAGGTACCGGGCGGGCGGGCCCCGcggggggtgggagctggggcaggctgtGGATGTGGGGGGCTCTGGTGGGAGGAGATGGGCCAGGCTTGGCGTGGGTGGGATTTGGCTCATGCTCTCTCCCCCCTCAGGGCCGGGATGTTCGTCTGTAAGTTCTTCGGTGGGCGCGTCCCCCCCATGGAGCTGGGCGCAGACGACAAGCGGCTGCTGGCTCATGTCACCCTGGAGCTGCACCAGTACAACCAGCTGCTGGAGAAGGTCCGGTGCGTCCCGGGGGCTGAGGGGCACCGGTGGGCTGGCTCTGGCTGCGCCCTGGTCAGCTGCGGTCAGCGTGGTGGGGGGGCACAGAGTGGCCAGCCCCCAGAGGCCCCGCTGCCCTGTGTTGGTTTGCTCCAGGGGGGTACATGGGGCAGTAGCTGGCAGAAGAGGCGTCCGTGCCCCACGCAGCCAGGGACAGCGAGCTGGTGAgattcctcccccccgcccgtcacggcgtgtggccggcgggtctcgcccgcatgctcagggtccAGCTGGTCACCGTaagtggggttgggaaggaatccccccccccccccccaccgtcaGATTGGCCGAGATTTTCGCCTCCCCCTGCAGCGAGGGGCCCGGGCAGATGTGAACTGGCGTCAATGGTGCCTTCTCTGGACCGTGGGCTCTGGAACCCAGGATTGGAGGTCGGGGGCCTGCGAGGTGCAGGGCAGACTAGGGGATCACCCTGCTCCATGCTGGCTGCAGAGTCTGAGTCCgtgtgtccccccacccctccctccaggaTCCGGGACGCCCTGCGCTGCATCCTGAGCATTTCTCGCTACGGCAACCAGTACATCCAGGTGAACGAGCCCTGGAAACGGATCAAGGGTCACGACGCTGACaggtagggggcagggccagaccCACCTACCAGCTCGCCCCTAGGGGGCAAAGGaactcctggggggggggaggattggGGCTGCCTGGCTCAGCGAGGTGGGGGAGCTGTTCCACTGGCTTAGCCAAGTCCTAGTGACCAGGTTAATGGGTCAAACTTGCCTCCTCCCACTTGATatgggatcccctccccccagctctgcccctcaatcctgacccacagcccctgccagcccagcctgcccatGGTGCTGATTCTGGCCTTTAGTTTTGTGGCTGGGAGCCGGGCCGATGCCCCCAAACACTGTGACTGCTGGAGTCTGTGCCCCGCTCTGATGTGGGGGGGTCCCGTTTTCCAGGACTCGGGCGGGCACGGTGACGGGCGTGGCCGTCAATATCGCtgccctgatctcagtcatgCTGCAGCCCTACATGCCCTGCATCAGCGCCACCATCCAGCGCCAGCTGTGTGTGCCGCAGGCCTGCAACGTGCTGACGGACaccttcctctgcctcctgccccccgggCACCAGATCGGCACGGTAGGTGCACAGCCTGGGCCTGGCGTGGGGGGTTGGCGGAGTCTGCAGCCCCCTGCAGGCGAGGGGGGCGGAGGGAAGGCGGTGGGCAGGCCGGATGTTAacgtctccccctcccctgccaggtgAACCCCCTGTTCCAGAAGCTGGAGAACGAGCAGATTGAAGCCCTGCGGAAGCGGTTTGGAGGAGGGCAGGTGAGCCCCAATCCtgacccctgtcccctgcctgtgGAATCTGTGGCACCCTGGACGTGCTCGTACAGAGAGCCATttcctgggggctggggcaggccccCCTGCTCCTGTGTGACCCACTGCTGGAAGGAGAGCCCTGCTGTGCAGGAGCTGGCAGGGAGCGAGTGAATCTCTGTCCCAGGGGGAGGGCGGGAAGCCCTCGCTTGCCTTGCCCAGCCGCATGCTTTGTGCTCTTGCTACCTGTCCTCACCTGCTGTctcctctctcctttcccagcctGAAGACTCCACCTTGGAGCTGCAGGTAACGCTGCCCCGCTCTCTGGGGTACGcctggggcttgggggggggggggatgagtgACCTGTCCCTGcctttcctcccacccccgcAGTGCCGTGTGGCCCAGCCCTGCGGGAGTTACGCATGCGTGGTGCCCTTGCCGATGCCCTGGGGGCACTGCCCTtaccccctgcctggctccaccaGGGGGAACTCCGGGGAGGGGGCTCGGCTAGGCCTGGCGAAGGCCGGCAGAGCCTGCTGTGTTGGGACTCCCTGACGTCCCCTTCCCCTCCGCAGGCACAGGCTGCCCGCATGGCCTTGGCCGACGTGACACCCCCTGGGCCTGGGGGAGGCGCTGTGCTGGCCGGGGACCCCCAGAAGGTcaaggagctggctgaggaggtGGCCAAACAGGTGAGTGGCACCTCTGCTTGTGCTGAGGGCAGGCTGCATTCGTGGCAGGGCGAAGCCCCCCAGGCCCGGCGGTTCAGCTTCTCCCCCGCCTGGGGCCAGAGCCGCTGCAGCTCTgcacggggcagggagggagccagaGCACTGAGCTAACAGTTGCCCTCTGTGCCCAGGCCGACCACGTGCGCCAGCTGAAGGCCAGCAAGGCAGAGAAGGGGCAGATTGACGGCGAGGTTGCCAAGCTGCTGGAGCTGAAGAAGCAGCTGGCGCTGGCCGAGGGGAAGACCCCCGAGCCACCGGCTCCCAAGGGGAAGAAGAGGAAATAGCTCCCGAGTGGCAGCCCCCCTGGTtctccccctgctgggagagctgcacctgccccctccagccccagaagaAATACCTGTGCACAGCCCAGACTGTGGGGCCTGGCCCCGCCTCCCCTTTGGGCCCCTCCTGCAGCAACTGTGCTGAGTGCAAGGGGCCCCCGACCCACTTCCCGCCGTTCCCAGCCCACACAAGGACCCGCAGAGCCGCTCAGGCAGACGGGCTGTAATGGGGGACCGTGCGGGGCTGTACAATAAAGGGTTTGCTAGACATGCTGTGATGCTCGTTACAACAGCCCCTTCCGCAGCTGCAGGAGTCACCGGCCCTCGTTAAATAGCAGTTCGTCAGGGGCAGGGTTGTGCCAGCTGGCCTGCAAGAACGTGGCCGAGTGCCCGCGAGTCCCAAGCACCCCGCTGGCACAACCAGGAGTGGGAGCTCCTGCCCGCAGCACCCATAGGGCCCCCCGGGGCTGTGCTCTGAGTCAGTCTGC
The DNA window shown above is from Mauremys reevesii isolate NIE-2019 linkage group 25, ASM1616193v1, whole genome shotgun sequence and carries:
- the MARS1 gene encoding methionine--tRNA ligase, cytoplasmic isoform X1; translated protein: MRLYLSEGSAQGLKVLAAAGASGARVRLERVPPDGRVVPFLTHPRVPALHLDSGTFLFSPNAICQYFFLLAGKEPNDLTNQWLEWEATELQPAVSTALYCHLVQGKKGGEVLGAIRKTLTYIDQSLTSKATPYLAGKAESVADIVLWATLFPVLRDESCLPDELQALRSWFQTMNLSEPCRSAAVSVLTPKGAQAFKVYLQKQLGSSLHWEKPAANEPEEEELAERSLSEEEIAAAAEAWARGPAALPERWQPPSPVLPVEGRRNVLITSALPYVNNVPHLGNIIGCVLSADVFARYCRLRNWNTLYVCGTDEYGTATETKALEEGLTPQQICDKYNAIHAQIYRWFDISFDYFGRTTTAHQTTIAQDIFQRLLERDMLLTDTVDQLRCERCQRFLADRFVEGTCPFCNYEEARGDQCDKCGKLINAVELKKPQCKVCKDSPVVKSSQHLFLDLPKLEGRLEKWLEQSWATGDWTANSRFITRSWIRDGLKPRCITRDLKWGTPVPLDGFRDKVFYVWFDAPIGYLSITANYTDQWERWWKNPQQVQLYNFMAKDNVPFHSVVFPCSLLGAEDNYTLVNHLVATEYLNYEDGKFSKSRGVGVFGDMAQDTGIPADIWRFYLLFLRPEGQDSAFSWTDLMLKNNSELLNNLGNFVNRAGMFVCKFFGGRVPPMELGADDKRLLAHVTLELHQYNQLLEKVRIRDALRCILSISRYGNQYIQVNEPWKRIKGHDADRTRAGTVTGVAVNIAALISVMLQPYMPCISATIQRQLCVPQACNVLTDTFLCLLPPGHQIGTVNPLFQKLENEQIEALRKRFGGGQPEDSTLELQAQAARMALADVTPPGPGGGAVLAGDPQKVKELAEEVAKQADHVRQLKASKAEKGQIDGEVAKLLELKKQLALAEGKTPEPPAPKGKKRK
- the MARS1 gene encoding methionine--tRNA ligase, cytoplasmic isoform X2 codes for the protein MRLYLSEGSAQGLKVLAAAGASGARVRLERVPPDGRVVPFLTHPRVPALHLDSGTFLFSPNAICQYFFLLAGKEPNDLTNQWLEWEATELQPAVSTALYCHLVQGKKGGEVLGAIRKTLTYIDQSLTSKATPYLAGKAESVADIVLWATLFPVLRDESCLPDELQALRSWFQTMNLSEPCRSAAVSVLTPKGAQAFKVYLQKQLGSSLHWEKPAANEPEEEELAERSLSEEEIAAAAEAWARGPAALPERWQPPSPVLPVEGRRNVLITSALPYVNNVPHLGNIIGCVLSADVFARYCRLRNWNTLYVCGTDEYGTATETKALEEGLTPQQICDKYNAIHAQIYRWFDISFDYFGRTTTAHQTTIAQDIFQRLLERDMLLTDTVDQLRCERCQRFLADRFVEGTCPFCNYEEARGDQCDKCGKLINAVELKKPQCKVCKDSPVVKSSQHLFLDLPKLEGRLEKWLEQSWATGDWTANSRFITRSWIRDGLKPRCITRDLKWGTPVPLDGFRDKVFYVWFDAPIGYLSITANYTDQWERWWKNPQQVQLYNFMAKDNVPFHSVVFPCSLLGAEDNYTLVNHLVATEYLNYEDGKFSKSRGVGVFGDMAQDTGIPADIWRFYLLFLRPEGQDSAFSWTDLMLKNNSELLNNLGNFVNRAGMFVCKFFGGRVPPMELGADDKRLLAHVTLELHQYNQLLEKVRIRDALRCILSISRYGNQYIQVNEPWKRIKGHDADRTRAGTVTGVAVNIAALISVMLQPYMPCISATIQRQLCVPQACNVLTDTFLCLLPPGHQIGTVNPLFQKLENEQIEALRKRFGGGQAQAARMALADVTPPGPGGGAVLAGDPQKVKELAEEVAKQADHVRQLKASKAEKGQIDGEVAKLLELKKQLALAEGKTPEPPAPKGKKRK